In one Pseudarthrobacter sp. NBSH8 genomic region, the following are encoded:
- a CDS encoding deoxyribose-phosphate aldolase, with the protein MSANDDPRRYQHLSALRLEDPDAVARAAATRRRHPGLKYGVQNFIVAADHPARGALSVGNAPVAMADRLDLLDRLQIALANPAVDGVLASPDIMDDLLLLGALEGKLVFGSMNRGGLAGLVNEIDDRFTGHTAAALEALGADGGKMLTRICLGDPDTVSALEATARAVDSLAARKLIAMVEPFLSVWKNGKVRNDLSPDAVIKSIAIAQGLGSTSAYTWMKLPVVAEMERVMAATTLPTVLLGGDPEGTQDEVFASWQAALALPGVQGLTVGRTLLYPHDGDVAGAVATAASLLKSPVLQSSAKVSE; encoded by the coding sequence TTGAGCGCCAACGATGATCCCCGCCGTTACCAGCACCTTAGTGCCCTCCGGCTGGAAGATCCCGACGCAGTTGCCCGTGCGGCAGCCACCCGGCGCCGCCATCCGGGGCTGAAGTATGGTGTGCAGAACTTCATCGTTGCCGCCGACCACCCGGCCCGCGGCGCCCTCTCCGTGGGAAACGCTCCGGTGGCCATGGCGGACCGCCTCGATTTGTTGGACCGCCTGCAGATTGCCCTGGCAAATCCCGCCGTCGATGGTGTCCTGGCGTCCCCGGACATCATGGATGACCTGCTCCTGCTGGGGGCACTGGAAGGCAAGCTCGTCTTCGGCTCGATGAACCGCGGGGGCCTGGCCGGCCTGGTGAACGAAATCGACGACCGCTTCACCGGCCACACGGCCGCGGCACTGGAAGCCCTGGGCGCCGACGGCGGCAAGATGCTGACCCGCATCTGCCTCGGCGACCCGGACACCGTCTCCGCCCTGGAAGCCACGGCACGCGCCGTCGACTCCCTCGCGGCACGCAAGCTGATCGCCATGGTGGAACCCTTCCTCTCGGTCTGGAAGAACGGCAAGGTCCGTAACGACCTCAGCCCGGACGCCGTCATCAAGTCCATCGCGATCGCCCAGGGCCTGGGCTCCACGAGCGCCTACACCTGGATGAAGCTCCCCGTGGTGGCCGAGATGGAACGCGTCATGGCCGCAACCACGTTGCCCACCGTGCTCCTCGGCGGGGACCCGGAAGGCACCCAGGATGAGGTCTTCGCCAGCTGGCAGGCCGCCCTGGCCCTGCCCGGCGTCCAGGGCCTCACCGTGGGCCGGACGCTGCTGTACCCGCACGATGGCGATGTGGCCGGGGCCGTCGCCACCGCCGCCTCACTGCTCAAGTCGCCCGTGCTGCAGTCATCAGCGAAAGTATCGGAGTAA